A portion of the Blastopirellula sediminis genome contains these proteins:
- a CDS encoding outer membrane protein assembly factor BamB family protein, whose product MIWLRNALFFLTIPLIAAVSRADEWPQILGPTRNGVAAGEKLADKWPEEGPPLAWKKSVGAGYAGPVIAQGQVILFHRIGNLEVVESLDLQTGEKNWSTSFDATYQGSIVRDNGPRCTPLVAGDAIILLGAAGNLYCVDFATGKRRWDVDLVEKYGAQDGYFGFGSTPIAIDGNVLVNVGGRGDAGIVAFDRQTGKEKWKATNFAASYAAPSSVTIGAKTWAIFVTRLDACLIDPETGRIGFQFPFGMRGPTVNGATSIVWGDHLFVTSSYGVGAKLVKFTDHDSKVLWANDNSMSSQYNTPIYLNGALYGINGREDVGTASLTCIDAMTGKVHWTREGFGTAHLILADDKLIAIANNGAVYLLKPDPKQYQQLSGFQGFSDVPRAVPALADGLLVARDTSDSGRGQLKCFRVGKK is encoded by the coding sequence ATGATCTGGCTACGAAACGCGCTATTTTTCCTTACGATCCCCCTAATCGCCGCCGTCAGTCGTGCTGACGAGTGGCCGCAGATCTTGGGTCCGACCCGAAATGGCGTCGCCGCCGGCGAGAAACTGGCTGACAAATGGCCGGAAGAAGGTCCGCCGCTCGCCTGGAAAAAGTCGGTCGGCGCCGGATATGCCGGCCCGGTGATCGCCCAAGGCCAAGTGATTCTGTTCCATCGGATCGGCAATCTGGAAGTGGTCGAATCGCTCGATCTGCAAACCGGCGAAAAAAATTGGAGCACCAGTTTCGACGCGACCTATCAAGGCTCGATCGTGCGTGACAATGGTCCGCGCTGCACGCCGCTGGTGGCAGGGGATGCGATTATTTTGCTCGGCGCCGCGGGAAACTTGTACTGCGTTGATTTCGCTACCGGAAAACGACGCTGGGATGTCGATCTGGTCGAGAAGTATGGCGCCCAGGATGGTTATTTCGGGTTTGGCAGTACTCCGATCGCGATCGACGGCAATGTGCTGGTGAATGTCGGTGGCCGCGGCGATGCGGGGATTGTCGCCTTCGATCGACAGACGGGGAAAGAGAAATGGAAAGCGACCAACTTCGCCGCGAGTTACGCCGCTCCGTCGTCGGTCACGATCGGCGCGAAGACTTGGGCGATCTTCGTGACGCGGCTCGACGCTTGTCTGATCGATCCTGAAACGGGACGAATCGGCTTTCAGTTTCCCTTCGGCATGCGGGGGCCAACCGTCAATGGCGCGACTTCGATCGTGTGGGGCGATCACTTGTTTGTGACCTCCAGTTACGGCGTTGGGGCAAAGCTGGTCAAGTTTACCGATCACGACTCGAAGGTTTTGTGGGCGAACGACAATTCGATGTCGAGCCAATACAACACGCCGATTTATCTGAATGGCGCGCTGTATGGAATCAATGGGCGCGAAGATGTCGGCACGGCGTCGCTCACATGCATCGATGCGATGACTGGAAAAGTTCACTGGACGCGCGAAGGATTTGGAACGGCCCACCTGATTCTGGCGGACGACAAATTGATCGCCATCGCGAACAACGGCGCCGTCTATTTACTGAAGCCAGATCCGAAGCAGTATCAACAACTGTCCGGCTTCCAAGGATTCAGCGACGTGCCGCGCGCGGTTCCGGCGCTCGCCGACGGCTTGTTGGTTGCACGGGACACGTCCGATTCAGGACGCGGGCAATTGAAGTGCTTTCGCGTCGGCAAGAAATAA
- a CDS encoding oxidoreductase, with translation MKYEKIAQLKSVEQFRERLETLGISLPCDDEILTAEAGSPLAEPLAWGSLTAGNRWTIHPMEGWDANHDGSPTELTIRRWHNFGLSGAKMIWGGEAAAVQPDGRANPRQTMAIDSNLDGLAQLRGAALMAHQEAFGKVDDLIIGLQLTHSGRFCRPLPDQKLRPRIAYHHPLLDAKFQINPSDDSVVWTDEEIEGLIDSYVNAARLAREVGYQFVDVKACHGYLLHEFLGARLREGKFGGDFEGRTRLLKTVIQRIKTELPGIEVGVRLSAFDFVPYQQGDAVGEPMDFSGCLPYQCGFGSSPDNPLEIDLTEPVRLIRELGEMGVIGVNISCGSPYYNPHIQRPAIFPPSDGYQPPEDPLIGVARMIDVARKCKAAAPNVTMVATGFTYLQDYLPHVAQAVVREGWIDSVGLGRMVLSCPELPAATLLHGEMQRKKVCRTFSDCTTAPRNGMVSGCYPLDPFYKDRDEAKKMRDIKKAQVPTGA, from the coding sequence GTGAAATACGAAAAGATCGCCCAGCTGAAATCGGTAGAACAATTCCGCGAACGTTTGGAGACGCTCGGAATCTCGCTGCCGTGCGACGATGAGATTTTGACGGCCGAAGCGGGATCTCCGCTCGCCGAACCGCTCGCCTGGGGATCGCTGACGGCCGGCAATCGCTGGACGATTCATCCGATGGAAGGTTGGGACGCCAATCATGATGGATCGCCTACCGAGCTGACGATTCGCCGTTGGCACAACTTTGGGCTCTCTGGCGCGAAGATGATCTGGGGTGGCGAAGCGGCGGCGGTGCAACCGGACGGTCGCGCCAATCCGCGGCAGACGATGGCGATCGACAGTAACCTCGACGGCCTTGCGCAGCTTCGCGGCGCCGCGCTCATGGCGCATCAAGAGGCGTTCGGAAAAGTCGACGATCTGATCATTGGATTGCAGCTGACGCACTCCGGACGTTTTTGTCGTCCGCTGCCGGATCAAAAACTCCGTCCGCGAATCGCCTACCATCATCCGCTGCTCGACGCCAAGTTTCAGATCAATCCGAGCGACGACTCGGTCGTCTGGACTGACGAAGAGATCGAAGGCTTGATCGACAGCTATGTCAACGCGGCGCGACTGGCGCGCGAAGTCGGCTACCAGTTTGTCGACGTGAAAGCGTGTCACGGCTACTTGTTACACGAGTTCCTGGGGGCTCGCTTGCGTGAAGGAAAGTTCGGCGGCGACTTCGAGGGACGGACGCGGTTGCTGAAGACGGTCATTCAGCGGATCAAGACCGAGCTGCCAGGAATCGAAGTTGGCGTTCGTTTGAGTGCGTTCGACTTCGTTCCGTATCAGCAAGGGGATGCGGTCGGCGAGCCGATGGACTTCTCCGGCTGTTTGCCTTACCAGTGCGGCTTTGGCTCTAGTCCCGATAATCCGCTCGAGATTGATCTGACCGAACCGGTTCGTTTGATTCGCGAGCTGGGAGAAATGGGGGTCATCGGCGTCAACATCAGCTGCGGCAGCCCTTATTACAACCCGCATATTCAGCGGCCGGCGATCTTTCCGCCGAGCGACGGTTATCAGCCGCCGGAAGATCCGCTGATCGGCGTCGCCCGGATGATCGACGTCGCGCGGAAGTGCAAAGCGGCGGCGCCGAACGTCACGATGGTGGCGACCGGCTTCACCTATCTGCAAGACTATCTGCCGCATGTCGCCCAAGCGGTGGTCCGCGAAGGTTGGATCGACAGCGTCGGTCTGGGCCGCATGGTTCTTTCATGCCCGGAACTGCCGGCCGCGACGTTACTGCACGGCGAAATGCAGCGTAAGAAAGTTTGTCGCACCTTCAGCGACTGCACCACCGCGCCGCGCAACGGCATGGTCTCAGGCTGTTATCCGCTCGATCCGTTCTACAAAGATCGAGATGAAGCGAAGAAGATGCGCGACATCAAGAAGGCGCAAGTGCCGACCGGCGCCTAG
- a CDS encoding DNA-directed RNA polymerase subunit alpha C-terminal domain-containing protein, translated as MTRIPLNAAAQESESLMSKLEMSTAEIGLTVRTTNCLEERGIFTVRDLLNCTRADLLSISNFGEKTLEEVYASLESIGFYRKARQPMAV; from the coding sequence ATGACGCGAATTCCTCTGAATGCTGCTGCTCAAGAATCAGAAAGCTTGATGTCCAAGCTCGAAATGAGCACCGCGGAAATCGGCCTCACGGTTCGCACGACGAATTGTCTCGAAGAACGTGGCATTTTCACCGTTCGAGACCTCCTCAACTGCACGCGTGCAGACCTCCTCAGCATCTCGAACTTCGGTGAGAAGACGCTGGAAGAAGTCTACGCATCGCTGGAAAGCATCGGTTTTTACCGCAAAGCCCGTCAGCCGATGGCAGTCTAA
- a CDS encoding ATP-dependent helicase, whose translation MTADPHQSLTDPQREAVLHVEGPLLVLAGPGSGKTRVITHRIAHLLSEGVRASQIAALTFTNKAADEMRTRLDRLAPGEHVWIGTFHRFCARLLRQYAEYRGLQPNYTIYDASDSLSLLKRTIRETDVQLTHATPEQVASAISWAKNHLITADRYTGGVNATGSIVERVYPKYQAALQQANAVDFDDLLMHVTLLLKENEELRATLDDRFRYILVDEYQDTNLPQYAIVRALSINHPNLGVTGDPDQSIYGWRGANLKNILEFESDFPDVKVVRLEQNYRSTPNILAVADALIANNKQRKKKSLFTDNPAGKPVRLIQYSTHKEEAQAIAARIAANVAQGKRRPRDYAIFYRINALSRTFEDALRQQGVPYKIVSGVEFYHRKEIKDLLAYALLMNNPRDDVAFERIVNVPRRAIGKATLLKLRVHAAMEGLSMLEAAREAGMVEGIASRGAVALAKFVALFDRLSTKINDPVEEILGFILSETDFKKQYEDSDNVEDQSRLENIEELLSSAREYDAEHPHDGTLEHYLEEKTLVNETDDFDAELDRVTLMTLHAAKGLEFPVVHIVAIEQGLLPHERSRENPEQLEEERRLLFVGITRAEEELDISLARYRDFRGKRNLTIPSPFLMELPREEMEVTEEQTAFAPDYSYEESYFPEFPISGERPLDLPRPVPPLGITNIRTAADLLGDRGDDAKPRVEPNAFVQGMVVTHDEYGLGKIIALSGEGSKRTATVRFASGAGEKKFRLAYSPLRPANTNRP comes from the coding sequence ATGACAGCAGACCCTCATCAATCGCTTACCGATCCGCAGCGCGAAGCGGTGCTGCATGTCGAAGGACCGCTGCTTGTTTTGGCAGGTCCCGGCAGCGGTAAGACACGAGTAATTACGCATCGAATCGCACATTTGTTGTCCGAAGGAGTGCGCGCTTCGCAGATCGCTGCGCTCACCTTTACCAACAAGGCGGCGGACGAAATGCGGACTCGCTTGGACCGTCTAGCGCCCGGTGAACATGTCTGGATCGGGACCTTCCACCGATTTTGTGCGCGCCTCTTGCGGCAATACGCCGAATACCGCGGACTGCAGCCGAACTACACGATCTACGACGCGAGCGACTCTTTATCGCTTTTGAAGCGAACGATTCGCGAGACCGATGTTCAGCTGACGCATGCCACTCCCGAGCAGGTCGCATCCGCCATTAGCTGGGCCAAGAATCATTTGATCACGGCCGATCGCTACACCGGCGGCGTTAATGCGACCGGTTCGATCGTCGAACGGGTCTATCCCAAGTACCAGGCCGCGCTGCAACAAGCGAACGCCGTCGATTTCGACGATTTGTTGATGCACGTCACGCTGCTGCTGAAAGAGAACGAAGAGCTGCGGGCCACGCTCGACGATCGGTTCCGCTATATCCTGGTCGACGAGTATCAAGACACCAACTTGCCGCAGTACGCGATCGTTCGTGCGCTATCGATCAATCATCCCAATCTGGGCGTCACTGGCGATCCCGACCAATCGATTTACGGGTGGCGCGGCGCCAACCTGAAGAATATCTTGGAGTTCGAAAGCGACTTCCCCGATGTGAAAGTGGTGCGGCTCGAACAGAACTATCGCAGCACGCCGAACATCCTTGCGGTCGCCGACGCGCTGATCGCGAACAACAAGCAGCGGAAGAAGAAGTCGCTCTTTACCGATAACCCGGCCGGCAAGCCGGTCCGCTTGATCCAGTACTCGACTCATAAGGAAGAAGCGCAAGCGATCGCCGCGCGGATCGCCGCCAACGTCGCCCAGGGCAAACGACGTCCCCGCGACTACGCCATCTTCTATCGGATCAACGCCCTGTCGCGCACGTTTGAAGATGCGCTGCGACAACAGGGGGTGCCGTACAAGATTGTGAGCGGAGTCGAGTTCTATCACCGGAAAGAAATCAAGGACCTGCTCGCTTACGCGCTGCTAATGAACAACCCCCGCGACGACGTGGCGTTTGAACGGATCGTCAACGTCCCACGTCGCGCGATCGGCAAGGCGACGCTGCTGAAGCTGCGCGTCCATGCGGCGATGGAAGGGCTGTCGATGCTCGAAGCGGCGCGAGAGGCCGGCATGGTCGAAGGAATCGCCAGCCGAGGCGCCGTCGCGCTGGCGAAGTTCGTCGCACTGTTCGATCGACTTTCGACCAAGATCAACGATCCAGTCGAAGAGATCTTGGGCTTCATCCTTTCTGAAACCGACTTCAAGAAGCAGTACGAAGATTCGGACAACGTCGAAGATCAGAGCCGCTTGGAGAATATCGAAGAACTTCTCTCGTCGGCCCGCGAGTACGACGCCGAACATCCGCATGACGGGACGCTCGAGCACTACCTGGAAGAAAAGACGTTGGTCAACGAGACCGACGACTTTGACGCCGAGCTTGATCGCGTCACGCTGATGACGTTGCACGCGGCGAAAGGGCTGGAGTTTCCGGTCGTCCATATCGTCGCCATCGAACAAGGACTGCTGCCGCACGAACGCTCGCGCGAGAATCCGGAGCAGCTGGAAGAAGAGCGGCGGCTGTTGTTTGTGGGGATCACCCGGGCGGAGGAAGAGCTCGATATCAGCCTGGCCCGGTATCGCGACTTCCGCGGGAAACGGAACCTGACGATCCCGAGCCCGTTTTTGATGGAATTGCCGCGGGAAGAGATGGAGGTAACGGAAGAACAAACCGCCTTTGCCCCCGATTATTCGTACGAAGAGAGCTATTTTCCCGAATTTCCCATATCGGGTGAAAGGCCACTCGATCTGCCAAGACCTGTGCCGCCGCTCGGGATTACAAATATACGCACGGCCGCTGATCTGTTGGGAGATCGGGGCGACGACGCGAAACCGCGGGTCGAACCGAACGCCTTCGTACAGGGAATGGTCGTCACCCACGACGAGTACGGACTTGGCAAGATCATCGCTCTAAGCGGCGAAGGATCGAAACGGACTGCAACGGTTCGGTTTGCCAGTGGAGCAGGGGAGAAGAAGTTCCGGCTCGCCTACAGTCCGCTCCGACCCGCCAATACCAACCGGCCGTAA